Proteins encoded within one genomic window of Lactococcus garvieae:
- the lepA gene encoding translation elongation factor 4, whose amino-acid sequence MNIQEMNARKEKIRNFSIIAHIDHGKSTLADRILELTETVSKREMQAQLLDSMDLERERGITIKLNAIELEYTAKDGETYIFHLIDTPGHVDFTYEVSRSLAACEGAILVVDAAQGIEAQTLANVYLALDNDLEILPVINKIDLPAADPERVRTEVEDVIGLDASEAVLASAKAGIGIEEILEQVVEKVPAPQGDVEAPLKALIFDSVYDAYRGVILQIRVMDGSVKVGDTIQLMSNGKEFIVTEVGIFTPKAVARDFLMAGDVGYLAAAIKTVADTRVGDTITLANNPAEEALDGYKKMNPMVFCGLYPIDSNRYNDLREALERLQLNDASLQFEPETSQALGFGFRCGFLGLLHMDVIQERLEREFNLDLIMTAPSVIYQVNTTDGELMEVANPSEFPDPTRIESIEEPFVKAQIMVPNEFVGAVMELAQRKRGEFVTMDYLDANRVNVIYHIPLSEIVFDFFDKLKSSTRGYASFDYEISDYRPSRLVKMDILLNAEKVDALSFIVHKDFAYERGKIIVEKLKKLIPRQQFEVPIQATIGQKIVARSDIKALRKNVLAKCYGGDISRKRKLLEKQKAGKKRMKSIGSVEVPQEAFLSVLSMDED is encoded by the coding sequence ATGAATATACAAGAAATGAACGCGCGCAAGGAAAAAATCCGTAACTTTTCAATTATTGCGCATATTGACCATGGGAAATCAACTCTGGCTGACCGTATTTTGGAGTTGACAGAGACGGTTTCAAAACGTGAGATGCAAGCTCAACTTTTAGACAGTATGGATTTGGAGCGAGAACGTGGAATTACGATTAAACTGAATGCCATCGAGTTAGAATATACTGCAAAAGATGGAGAAACTTATATTTTCCACTTGATTGATACCCCAGGACACGTCGACTTTACTTATGAAGTGTCCCGCTCATTGGCGGCTTGTGAAGGTGCTATTCTTGTCGTGGATGCTGCTCAAGGTATTGAAGCCCAAACCTTGGCAAATGTTTATTTAGCTTTGGACAATGATTTAGAAATCTTGCCTGTTATTAACAAAATTGACCTCCCTGCTGCAGATCCAGAACGTGTGCGTACAGAGGTTGAAGATGTCATCGGTCTGGATGCTTCAGAAGCAGTCCTTGCTTCGGCAAAAGCGGGTATTGGTATTGAGGAAATATTGGAGCAGGTGGTTGAAAAAGTGCCAGCACCTCAAGGAGATGTTGAAGCGCCACTCAAAGCCCTTATTTTTGACTCCGTCTATGATGCTTATCGCGGTGTTATCTTACAAATCCGTGTCATGGATGGTTCTGTAAAGGTTGGTGATACGATTCAACTGATGTCTAATGGCAAGGAGTTTATCGTTACTGAAGTCGGTATTTTCACGCCGAAAGCTGTGGCGCGTGATTTCCTTATGGCTGGTGATGTGGGTTATCTCGCTGCTGCTATTAAGACCGTTGCTGACACTCGTGTTGGTGATACGATTACTTTAGCGAACAACCCAGCAGAAGAAGCCCTTGATGGTTATAAAAAGATGAACCCGATGGTTTTCTGTGGTCTCTATCCGATTGATTCGAACCGTTATAATGATCTTCGGGAAGCGCTTGAACGTTTGCAGCTCAATGATGCCAGCTTACAGTTTGAACCTGAAACATCTCAAGCTCTTGGCTTTGGTTTCCGTTGTGGTTTCCTTGGACTCTTACACATGGACGTTATCCAAGAGCGCTTAGAGCGTGAGTTTAACCTTGACCTTATCATGACAGCACCATCTGTAATCTATCAGGTCAATACAACAGACGGTGAATTAATGGAAGTTGCTAACCCAAGCGAGTTTCCAGACCCTACACGTATCGAAAGTATTGAAGAACCTTTTGTCAAAGCACAAATCATGGTGCCTAACGAATTTGTCGGTGCTGTGATGGAGCTGGCTCAGCGTAAACGTGGGGAGTTCGTGACGATGGACTATCTTGATGCTAACCGTGTCAATGTCATCTATCATATCCCTTTGAGTGAGATTGTGTTTGATTTCTTTGATAAACTCAAATCTTCTACACGTGGTTATGCAAGCTTTGACTACGAAATTTCTGACTATCGCCCATCACGCCTTGTGAAGATGGATATACTCTTGAATGCAGAAAAAGTCGATGCACTCAGCTTTATCGTTCACAAAGACTTTGCTTACGAGCGCGGCAAAATAATCGTTGAAAAATTGAAAAAGCTGATTCCACGCCAACAATTTGAAGTACCAATCCAAGCCACGATCGGCCAAAAAATTGTTGCCCGTAGTGACATTAAAGCCCTACGTAAAAATGTCTTGGCTAAATGTTACGGTGGAGATATTTCGCGTAAACGAAAACTCCTCGAAAAACAAAAAGCCGGTAAAAAACGTATGAAATCAATCGGTTCAGTTGAAGTTCCACAAGAAGCTTTCCTTTCTGTTTTGTCTATGGATGAGGATTAA
- a CDS encoding carbohydrate ABC transporter permease, translated as MAKKKRIKNILFYVFLVAFLFINLFPFLIMLMTSFKGKTEAIATTPTFFPHDFTFEHYVDIFNPDIFPFIEYFKNSLITSTIAALIAVVIGIGGAYALARLNFKGRTQINASFYTVYMFSGILIVVPLFKIIANLGLYDTLTSLVIIMVVQTLPTAIFMLRSYFETIPVDIEEAARIDGLSRFQIIWKIMVPLSMSGIISVFVYSFMVAWNDFLFASIFLSSTDKFTLPIGLNALFSTPDYVWGRMMAASLVTAIPVVLMYAFSERFIKSGATEGGVKG; from the coding sequence ATGGCTAAGAAAAAACGTATCAAAAACATACTCTTTTACGTCTTCCTGGTTGCTTTCCTCTTCATCAATCTTTTCCCTTTTCTGATTATGCTTATGACTTCATTTAAAGGAAAAACTGAAGCGATTGCGACGACACCAACCTTTTTCCCACATGATTTCACTTTTGAACACTATGTAGACATCTTCAATCCTGATATCTTTCCGTTTATTGAATACTTCAAAAACTCTTTGATTACATCAACTATCGCGGCACTTATTGCGGTTGTTATCGGTATTGGAGGAGCATATGCACTCGCACGTTTGAATTTTAAAGGACGTACGCAGATTAATGCCTCTTTCTATACGGTCTATATGTTCTCAGGAATCTTAATTGTTGTACCTTTGTTTAAGATTATTGCAAATCTAGGCCTTTATGATACTTTGACTTCCTTAGTTATCATTATGGTTGTCCAAACTTTGCCAACCGCAATCTTCATGCTACGCTCATACTTTGAGACTATCCCAGTAGATATTGAAGAAGCAGCTAGAATTGATGGACTTTCACGGTTCCAAATTATATGGAAAATCATGGTTCCGCTATCAATGTCGGGAATTATATCTGTCTTTGTATATAGCTTCATGGTGGCTTGGAATGATTTCTTATTTGCTTCCATCTTCCTGTCATCCACAGACAAATTCACACTCCCAATCGGCTTGAATGCACTCTTTAGTACTCCTGACTATGTTTGGGGTCGCATGATGGCAGCTTCACTTGTAACAGCAATTCCAGTTGTTCTTATGTATGCTTTCTCAGAACGCTTTATCAAGTCAGGAGCTACAGAAGGTGGCGTAAAAGGTTAG
- a CDS encoding zinc-dependent alcohol dehydrogenase, with the protein MKKLVALAPHVAGLKDYEERAIEADEVLIAVKFGSPKPGTESVDFKGISPFADDEFNTEWNMFMPRAADAPRGIEFGDLPLGNQVVGEIAEIGSEVTEYKVGDIVSTYGPIRETVIVKGVNNYKLRKMESLDNWKNAVCYDPAQFAMGGTRVANVRAGDWVAIFGLGAIGLIAVQIAAKAGAKVIALDPIANRRELALKMGAVHAIDPINEDAGLRMKELTNKMGVDSVIETSGAAQALQASLKGIAYGGIISYVAFAKPFPEAALNFGREAHFNNAQIIFARASSEPNPEYPRWDRKRIEDTCWDLLMSGYLDCEEIVAPIVPVVESPEAYETYIDKNPALSVKFGVQF; encoded by the coding sequence ATGAAAAAATTAGTTGCTTTAGCCCCACATGTTGCTGGTCTTAAAGATTATGAAGAACGAGCTATTGAAGCAGATGAGGTACTCATTGCAGTAAAATTCGGCTCACCAAAGCCAGGAACAGAATCCGTAGACTTTAAAGGGATTTCACCTTTTGCGGACGATGAATTTAATACAGAGTGGAATATGTTCATGCCAAGAGCAGCAGATGCCCCTCGTGGTATTGAGTTTGGTGATTTGCCTTTAGGCAATCAAGTAGTGGGGGAAATAGCAGAAATTGGTAGCGAGGTTACAGAATACAAAGTCGGAGATATAGTCTCTACCTATGGTCCCATTCGGGAAACCGTTATTGTAAAAGGGGTAAATAACTATAAGCTCCGCAAGATGGAAAGTTTAGACAACTGGAAAAATGCTGTCTGCTATGATCCAGCTCAGTTCGCTATGGGAGGAACTCGTGTAGCCAATGTACGTGCGGGAGATTGGGTAGCTATTTTTGGACTTGGAGCGATTGGCTTGATTGCGGTACAAATCGCGGCTAAAGCGGGTGCTAAAGTCATTGCACTGGATCCTATCGCTAACCGTCGTGAGCTAGCCTTGAAGATGGGGGCAGTACATGCCATTGATCCAATCAATGAGGATGCAGGATTACGCATGAAAGAGTTGACTAACAAGATGGGTGTTGATTCTGTGATTGAAACTTCAGGTGCAGCACAAGCTCTGCAAGCATCACTTAAGGGTATTGCTTATGGTGGAATTATCTCATATGTAGCTTTTGCTAAGCCCTTCCCTGAAGCTGCCCTCAACTTTGGACGTGAAGCACATTTTAATAATGCACAAATCATCTTTGCCCGTGCTTCTAGTGAACCAAACCCTGAATACCCACGTTGGGACCGCAAGCGCATTGAAGATACTTGCTGGGATCTTTTAATGAGTGGCTATTTGGACTGTGAAGAGATTGTAGCCCCAATCGTACCAGTCGTTGAGAGCCCCGAAGCTTATGAAACTTATATCGACAAGAATCCAGCCTTGTCTGTTAAATTTGGCGTACAATTCTAA
- a CDS encoding carbohydrate ABC transporter permease, producing MKKINNADTKLAIGLLAPSMILLAVLVFFPMLQNIIISFQKIPLNVTLPSTWIGLENYVEILTDLEFYKSLGLTFAYTALVVFGSTALGLGVAMALNRPFKSRGLSRSLIILSYVTPSISLIFAWKYMFNNTYGIVNHVLVDILGIFDRAPLWFDKPESSFALVVLFAIWRYFPYAFISLLAILQTVDKSLYEAADIDGATWWDKFKVVTLPAIKPVLLTVIVLRSIWMFYMFADVYLLTDKVNILGVYLYKTAFAFNDLGKASAISIILFLIIAVVIFFSRKRVNLNNG from the coding sequence ATGAAAAAAATCAATAATGCAGACACCAAGTTAGCTATCGGCTTACTTGCACCGAGTATGATTTTACTTGCAGTACTGGTATTCTTTCCTATGTTGCAGAACATCATCATCTCTTTCCAAAAGATTCCATTGAATGTCACCTTGCCATCCACTTGGATTGGCCTTGAAAACTACGTGGAAATTTTAACTGACCTTGAATTCTATAAATCTTTAGGTTTGACCTTTGCCTACACTGCGCTTGTCGTGTTTGGATCAACGGCCTTGGGATTAGGAGTCGCAATGGCATTGAACAGGCCCTTTAAATCTCGTGGTCTTTCTCGTTCCTTGATTATCTTATCTTATGTCACTCCCTCTATCTCACTTATTTTTGCTTGGAAGTATATGTTTAACAATACTTATGGCATTGTAAATCATGTTTTGGTGGATATCTTAGGAATATTTGACAGAGCCCCTTTATGGTTTGATAAGCCAGAAAGTTCCTTCGCGTTGGTTGTCCTCTTTGCTATTTGGCGCTACTTCCCATACGCTTTCATCTCCCTCCTTGCTATACTACAGACTGTAGACAAGTCTTTATATGAAGCAGCGGATATTGATGGTGCCACTTGGTGGGATAAATTCAAAGTGGTGACACTCCCGGCTATTAAACCTGTACTCCTTACCGTTATCGTCTTGCGTTCGATTTGGATGTTTTATATGTTTGCGGACGTTTATCTTTTGACTGATAAAGTCAATATCTTAGGAGTTTACCTCTATAAAACTGCCTTCGCCTTTAACGACCTTGGCAAGGCTTCGGCCATCTCAATTATTCTTTTCCTAATTATTGCGGTGGTTATCTTCTTCTCTAGAAAGCGAGTGAATTTGAACAATGGCTAA
- a CDS encoding sugar phosphate isomerase/epimerase family protein, translating to MKIATQDQAFFPKNLTEKFQYLKDIGFNGFEIDGKVLVENLAAVKAAVEATGLPISSTCNGYTGWIGDTDEKRRQNGLKEITAILEALSEVGGTGIVVPAAWGMWSYPHFEAFPRTAEEDFAIVSDSLKVLDAVAGRTGTKIYLEPLNRYQDHMINVLADSRRYIDKNGFENVEVIADFYHMNMEESDSKIALEEQREKLGHVHLADNHRYAPGTGDIDFKGLFSVLKSNDYKGWLVYECLMRGENFDATYKESIDFIKQAWAEA from the coding sequence ATGAAAATCGCAACACAAGACCAAGCATTTTTCCCAAAAAATTTGACTGAAAAATTTCAGTACTTAAAAGATATCGGCTTTAATGGCTTCGAAATCGACGGTAAAGTTCTCGTAGAAAATTTAGCAGCTGTTAAAGCAGCTGTAGAAGCTACTGGCTTGCCTATATCCTCTACATGTAATGGTTATACAGGGTGGATTGGTGATACGGACGAGAAGCGTCGACAAAATGGTCTTAAAGAAATCACGGCTATTTTAGAAGCTTTATCTGAAGTAGGCGGAACTGGGATTGTAGTGCCCGCAGCTTGGGGTATGTGGTCTTACCCGCACTTTGAAGCTTTCCCACGTACTGCAGAAGAAGATTTTGCTATAGTTTCTGATTCTTTGAAAGTATTAGATGCAGTGGCTGGTCGTACGGGTACGAAAATTTACTTGGAGCCGCTTAATCGCTATCAAGATCATATGATTAATGTTCTCGCTGATTCACGAAGATACATTGATAAAAATGGCTTTGAAAACGTGGAAGTTATTGCTGATTTTTACCACATGAACATGGAAGAGTCTGACTCAAAAATTGCTTTAGAGGAGCAAAGAGAAAAACTAGGGCACGTTCACTTGGCAGACAACCATCGTTATGCTCCTGGTACTGGTGATATTGACTTTAAAGGACTGTTTAGTGTCTTAAAATCTAACGACTATAAAGGTTGGCTGGTTTATGAATGTCTGATGCGTGGAGAGAATTTTGATGCCACTTACAAGGAATCTATCGATTTCATCAAGCAAGCGTGGGCCGAAGCCTAA
- a CDS encoding ABC transporter substrate-binding protein, which translates to MKLKKSIVLGSLSLLAAMTLAACGNNQHAGKTQIEFMTSSVEQERLAVINELVSSFEKTHPDIHVNVVPVDENAYNTKVVTLARANKMPEVVEVSQDFAKVMDKDQLINQEAVDEIMSDVGEDTYYDGAKRLVRSENGQHYIAAPISGWVQGIWYDKKQLATKGITDLSSWEKVEAAAKAFNDPKNKKFGIAMPTADSVMSEQAFSQFALSNKANVLNAQGQVTFDTPEMKEALSFYQNLSQYTMPGSNDVTEINDAFMNGTVPMAIYSTYIIPGIFEAGKAENLGFAIPTNKSEAVYGTVSGLTIAANKSDDKTEAAKEFVTYLSSQENMEKWVLMSPGGAQPVNKNIVNSSTYQNNEVIQAFGKLPTEIANSFDKVQVFGLVGEKNFNKMGNITSAGIIGRAVHDVTVGNHAVGPVLEKAQAEAQKTTKED; encoded by the coding sequence ATGAAACTCAAAAAAAGTATCGTTTTAGGTTCATTATCACTTCTGGCCGCGATGACGCTTGCGGCATGTGGTAATAACCAACACGCTGGTAAAACTCAAATCGAATTTATGACTTCATCGGTTGAGCAAGAACGACTGGCTGTCATTAATGAACTGGTTAGTAGTTTTGAAAAAACACATCCCGATATCCATGTCAATGTTGTTCCAGTTGATGAAAATGCCTATAACACTAAGGTAGTTACCTTGGCTCGTGCCAATAAGATGCCCGAAGTGGTAGAGGTCTCGCAAGACTTTGCCAAGGTAATGGATAAAGACCAACTCATTAACCAAGAAGCAGTTGATGAAATTATGTCTGACGTTGGTGAGGATACCTACTATGATGGTGCTAAACGCCTGGTTCGTTCAGAAAATGGACAGCATTATATTGCAGCCCCGATTTCTGGTTGGGTACAAGGAATCTGGTATGACAAAAAACAGCTCGCTACAAAAGGTATCACTGATTTGAGTTCTTGGGAAAAAGTAGAAGCAGCGGCAAAGGCATTTAATGATCCAAAAAATAAAAAATTTGGTATAGCGATGCCTACCGCAGATTCTGTAATGTCTGAGCAAGCTTTTTCACAATTTGCCCTCTCGAATAAAGCCAATGTTTTAAATGCTCAAGGTCAAGTAACATTTGACACTCCAGAAATGAAAGAAGCTTTAAGTTTTTATCAAAATTTGTCCCAGTATACTATGCCAGGTTCTAACGATGTTACCGAAATCAATGATGCTTTCATGAATGGTACGGTGCCAATGGCCATCTATTCAACTTATATCATTCCCGGTATTTTTGAAGCAGGTAAGGCGGAAAATCTCGGATTTGCTATTCCAACTAACAAGAGTGAGGCAGTTTACGGTACAGTGTCTGGTCTGACTATTGCGGCTAACAAGTCAGATGACAAAACTGAAGCAGCAAAAGAATTTGTCACATATCTTTCAAGCCAAGAAAACATGGAAAAATGGGTATTGATGTCCCCTGGTGGAGCTCAACCGGTTAATAAGAATATTGTTAACTCGTCCACCTACCAAAACAATGAAGTTATTCAAGCTTTTGGTAAGCTTCCTACAGAAATTGCTAACTCCTTTGATAAAGTTCAAGTTTTTGGCTTAGTTGGCGAGAAAAACTTCAATAAAATGGGTAACATTACCTCGGCAGGAATTATTGGGCGTGCAGTACATGATGTAACGGTTGGTAATCATGCGGTTGGTCCAGTCCTAGAAAAGGCTCAAGCTGAAGCTCAAAAAACAACAAAAGAAGATTAA
- a CDS encoding Gfo/Idh/MocA family protein: MKKVALIGAGQIAETVHAAYYNTQPETYKIVAVVDPRLEVGENFAKKNNVAKAYSDMKEMLTIEKPDIVSVCTPNRFHYENVMMALEAGCHVFCEKPPAMTSAQALKMAEKATEKKVILAYDFQHRYSDETQMIKSHIDKLGEVYFVDAMALRRSGVPGWGNFIDKELQGGGPLIDYGIHMLDTTLYLLDYPEISAVQAHSFQKIGTKKSKGTFGTWDPTKYTVEDAIFGVIELKNGGIIRINTSFALNIQPEKIFDIQLCGDEAGASLYPGKIYRDYEGELQMLKEVPSTSENIHFRSMATFTDAVLGNSQAPIANASQGYTIQRLIEALYQAAESGEKIPYAL, translated from the coding sequence ATGAAAAAAGTAGCGTTGATTGGTGCAGGGCAAATCGCTGAAACTGTACATGCCGCTTATTACAACACACAACCAGAAACTTACAAAATAGTCGCTGTGGTTGATCCTCGACTTGAGGTTGGGGAAAATTTTGCAAAAAAAAATAATGTTGCAAAAGCTTACTCTGATATGAAGGAGATGCTTACAATAGAAAAGCCAGATATTGTCTCCGTATGTACTCCCAACCGTTTTCACTATGAAAATGTTATGATGGCTTTAGAAGCTGGTTGCCATGTCTTTTGTGAGAAACCACCTGCCATGACTAGCGCGCAAGCTCTTAAAATGGCAGAAAAAGCTACTGAAAAAAAAGTGATTCTGGCATATGATTTTCAGCATCGCTATTCTGATGAAACACAGATGATTAAATCTCATATTGACAAACTGGGTGAAGTTTACTTTGTGGATGCAATGGCCCTTCGTCGCTCCGGTGTACCAGGATGGGGCAACTTCATTGACAAAGAATTACAGGGCGGTGGGCCACTTATCGATTATGGAATTCATATGTTGGACACTACTTTGTACCTTCTGGATTATCCAGAAATCTCAGCCGTCCAAGCGCATTCTTTTCAGAAGATTGGTACTAAAAAGTCAAAAGGCACCTTTGGTACGTGGGACCCCACAAAATATACAGTGGAGGATGCTATTTTTGGAGTCATTGAACTGAAAAATGGTGGTATTATCCGAATTAATACTTCATTTGCTCTCAATATCCAACCTGAAAAAATATTTGACATTCAACTCTGTGGCGATGAAGCAGGTGCGAGTTTATATCCAGGAAAAATATATCGAGATTATGAAGGAGAACTTCAAATGCTCAAAGAAGTTCCCTCAACGTCCGAAAATATACATTTCCGTTCCATGGCGACTTTTACAGATGCTGTTTTAGGCAACAGTCAAGCTCCAATAGCAAATGCCAGCCAAGGTTACACTATTCAACGCCTCATTGAGGCACTTTACCAAGCAGCAGAAAGTGGAGAAAAAATTCCTTATGCACTATAA
- a CDS encoding ABC transporter ATP-binding protein, protein MTTLKLDKVYKKYPNATQYSVEDFNLDVKDKEFIVFVGPSGCGKSTTLRMIAGLEDITEGDFTIDGKLMNDVAPKDRDIAMVFQNYALYPHMTVFDNMAFGLKLRKYKKEDIKKRVEEAANILGLTDLLDRKPADMSGGQRQRVAMGRAIVRDAKVFLMDEPLSNLDAKLRVSMRTEIAKIHRRIGATTIYVTHDQTEAMTLADRIVIMSSTPNADKSGTVGRIEQIGTPQELYNEPATKFVAGFIGSPAMNFLNLKIIDNKLVGEGISLTLPEGQHKLLKEKGYSSKEVIMGIRPEDISASIIAEQAYPEAQIEAEVTVSELLGAETMLYLKAGEAELVSRVEARDFRQPGEKITVTLNLNKAHFFDKQTEVRIVEDK, encoded by the coding sequence ATGACGACGCTTAAACTAGACAAGGTTTACAAAAAATATCCCAACGCTACCCAATACTCTGTGGAAGACTTTAACTTAGACGTTAAAGACAAAGAATTTATCGTTTTTGTTGGGCCATCTGGATGTGGAAAATCGACTACTCTGCGTATGATTGCAGGACTTGAAGATATCACAGAAGGCGATTTTACCATTGATGGTAAACTTATGAACGATGTGGCGCCTAAAGATCGTGATATTGCGATGGTCTTTCAGAACTATGCCCTCTATCCTCATATGACTGTCTTTGATAACATGGCTTTTGGACTTAAACTGCGCAAGTATAAAAAGGAAGATATCAAAAAACGTGTTGAGGAAGCAGCCAATATTCTTGGCCTGACAGATCTTCTTGACCGTAAACCTGCGGATATGTCTGGGGGACAACGTCAGCGTGTAGCTATGGGACGTGCGATTGTACGTGATGCCAAGGTCTTTCTCATGGATGAACCTTTATCAAATCTCGATGCCAAACTGCGTGTGTCCATGCGGACAGAGATTGCCAAAATTCACCGTCGTATTGGTGCCACAACCATTTATGTTACCCATGATCAGACCGAAGCGATGACCCTTGCGGATCGTATCGTTATCATGAGTTCAACACCAAATGCGGACAAGTCAGGAACTGTAGGGCGTATCGAACAGATTGGGACACCTCAAGAGTTATACAATGAACCTGCGACAAAATTTGTGGCTGGCTTTATCGGTAGTCCAGCTATGAATTTCCTCAATCTAAAAATCATTGACAATAAGCTTGTGGGTGAAGGCATCAGCTTAACGCTTCCAGAAGGGCAGCACAAGCTTTTGAAGGAGAAGGGCTACTCCTCTAAAGAAGTTATCATGGGGATCCGTCCAGAGGATATCTCTGCGTCTATCATTGCAGAGCAAGCATATCCTGAAGCACAAATAGAGGCTGAAGTGACCGTTTCAGAACTGTTAGGGGCTGAAACTATGCTTTATCTTAAAGCTGGTGAGGCAGAACTTGTCTCACGCGTCGAGGCAAGAGATTTCCGTCAACCTGGAGAAAAAATCACGGTCACACTTAACCTCAATAAAGCACACTTCTTTGACAAACAAACAGAAGTTCGTATTGTGGAAGATAAATAA
- a CDS encoding BglG family transcription antiterminator, which yields MKKKEILLKYLKKNKNQNFISSTELSKMLDVTDRSIRYYVKQLNEETPKIIETSREGYKYNAQQDLDETGDGSINSRRFSILQTLLKNGGAGVNLFDLAEKLWVSEATIRQDIAILQKMIQNEGLHIRQHDFSYYLKGNYDEKRQLIMRLIRQQGANTHSLEEEMQKFLGEIPLSEVAEACASIFKRYRFYTNNYFFQNFILHLIIALHQQRTTQIQKFTSPSLEMIEEISHWLYENYSVSLGGEDKFELALLCDGEKGHHNPQVESYVANEIAESLHRALQEISDVFLIDFTDEKFLTRLLLHTQNLYTRVKDKKIKRNLSAIEIKVRYPILFDIAVYLSSLIATDLDIEIAEDEIAFLALHLGSFLDEQKQNSHKIRTQLKMSGYLNREEIVLEGLQKRFDDELLFLKNSTENEEQLELVLSTEKITESAYYESVLIHEFLTEKDFTHIREAIERVKNKKYRHFLGTFLPQLIPKNAFLTLKGKPTKAEAFEKIGTWFLENKFADQGFSKKLFERESLSPTSFNSGIAVPHSIRYEGNKTGMLVLKPEEPLTWDGQDIYLILSFTINPDDSTYFNQLFPHLIEILTEGYHVDYLRRSENREEILERMIELLSR from the coding sequence ATGAAGAAAAAAGAAATTCTTTTAAAATATTTGAAAAAGAATAAAAACCAAAACTTCATTTCAAGTACAGAGTTATCCAAGATGTTGGATGTAACCGATCGGAGTATTCGTTATTACGTGAAACAACTTAATGAAGAAACACCAAAGATTATCGAAACCAGTCGAGAAGGATATAAGTATAATGCCCAACAAGATTTAGATGAAACAGGAGATGGCTCCATCAATAGTCGTCGCTTCTCAATCTTGCAAACTTTACTGAAAAATGGTGGAGCAGGAGTGAATCTTTTTGATTTGGCAGAAAAATTATGGGTCTCTGAGGCAACAATTCGTCAGGATATTGCTATATTACAAAAAATGATTCAAAATGAAGGGCTACATATCAGGCAACATGATTTTTCTTATTACTTAAAGGGCAATTATGACGAGAAGCGACAGCTTATCATGCGTTTAATCCGACAACAAGGAGCCAACACGCATAGCTTAGAAGAGGAAATGCAAAAATTTTTAGGTGAAATTCCCTTATCAGAAGTCGCAGAAGCTTGCGCCTCTATTTTTAAACGTTATCGCTTTTACACGAATAATTATTTTTTCCAAAACTTTATCCTGCATTTAATCATTGCTCTACATCAACAAAGAACAACCCAAATACAAAAGTTTACTAGTCCATCTTTGGAGATGATTGAGGAAATTTCACATTGGCTTTATGAAAATTATAGTGTCTCTTTAGGTGGGGAAGATAAGTTTGAACTTGCTCTACTTTGTGATGGAGAAAAAGGACATCATAACCCCCAAGTCGAATCCTATGTTGCCAATGAAATAGCAGAAAGTCTTCATCGAGCTTTGCAGGAAATCAGTGATGTTTTCTTAATCGACTTCACAGACGAGAAATTCCTTACGCGGTTGCTTCTACACACCCAAAATCTCTATACACGTGTAAAAGACAAGAAGATTAAGAGAAATTTAAGTGCTATTGAAATCAAAGTTCGCTATCCTATTTTATTTGATATTGCAGTTTATCTGTCATCATTGATTGCTACGGATTTAGATATTGAAATCGCAGAAGATGAGATTGCTTTTTTGGCACTTCATCTCGGCTCTTTTTTAGATGAGCAAAAACAAAATTCTCATAAAATACGTACTCAACTTAAAATGTCGGGCTATCTTAATCGAGAAGAAATAGTGCTTGAAGGTTTGCAAAAACGTTTTGATGACGAATTGTTATTTCTGAAAAACAGCACTGAAAATGAAGAGCAACTTGAACTTGTTCTTTCTACGGAAAAGATTACTGAAAGTGCGTATTATGAAAGTGTACTAATTCATGAATTTTTAACAGAGAAAGATTTCACACACATTCGTGAGGCAATCGAACGTGTCAAAAACAAGAAATACCGCCATTTTCTGGGGACTTTTTTACCACAATTAATTCCGAAAAATGCCTTTTTGACTCTCAAAGGAAAGCCCACAAAAGCTGAAGCTTTTGAAAAGATTGGGACCTGGTTTTTGGAAAATAAATTTGCTGATCAAGGCTTTTCTAAGAAATTATTTGAACGTGAAAGTTTGTCTCCAACATCCTTCAACAGCGGAATTGCTGTCCCTCACTCAATTAGATATGAGGGAAACAAAACCGGCATGCTCGTCCTTAAACCAGAAGAACCACTGACATGGGATGGGCAAGATATTTATCTCATTTTAAGTTTCACGATTAACCCAGATGATTCTACATACTTCAACCAACTCTTTCCGCATCTCATCGAGATTTTGACTGAAGGATATCATGTCGATTATTTGAGAAGAAGTGAAAATAGAGAGGAAATACTTGAAAGAATGATTGAACTCCTTTCTCGATAA